A section of the Citrus sinensis cultivar Valencia sweet orange chromosome 8, DVS_A1.0, whole genome shotgun sequence genome encodes:
- the LOC102624537 gene encoding tRNA-splicing endonuclease subunit Sen2-1-like isoform X1, with protein MRLNELDFVKYIVWVLSFSNSALFCKSINQRTPIPNGFAAFSLWGCCSFLVQFPSRKSMGPRWKGRASEAKALADPMSKIISDLHSSLVQSEAHAVLAGYSALLAVEAEQTELLNRACFGRPIVTAEKDKQWYQLGMEEGFYLCHSLKCLKIVGEDNSTKNDDELWQYMKAKKETFPLLYKAYSHLRKKNWVVRSGSQYGVDFVAYRHHPSLVHSEYAVLVLAEGEDGENGRLRVWSDIHCTVRLCGGVAKTLLILTINKNGQGTATPSCLEQYAVEERTISRWSPEQCREDPATVANGIK; from the exons ATGCGCTTGAATGAGTTAGATTTCGTTAAGTACATAGTTTGGGTATTAAGTTTCAGTAACTCGGCCCTATTTTGTAAGTCAATTAATCAAAGAACTCCAATTCCAAACGGCTTTGCTGCTTTTTCTCTCTGGGGGTGCTGTTCCTTCCTTGTCCAATTTCCTTCACGTAAAAG CATGGGGCCGAGATGGAAAGGAAGGGCCTCGGAAGCAAAAGCTCTGGCAGATCCCATGTCCAAAATCATCTCAGATTTACATTCTTCTCTAGTCCAGTCAGAAGCTCATGCAGTGCTCGCTGGGTATAGCGCGCTTCTAGCTGTGGAAGCAGAACAAACCGAGCTTCTCAACCGTGCATGTTTTGGCCGACCTATTGTTACAGCTGAAAAGGATAAGCAATGGTATCAACTAGGTATGGAAGAAGGTTTTTATTTATGCCATTCGTTAAAATGCCTTAAGATTGTTGGTGAAGATAATTCTACGAAGAATGATGACGAGCTATGGCAGTACATGAAAGCGAAGAAGGAAACATTTCCTTTACTTTACAAGGCTTATTCACATCTACGAAAGAAAAATTGGGTTGTGAGGTCAGGATCACAGTATGGCGTGGACTTTGTTGCCTACCGTCATCATCCATCTCTGGTTCATTCTGAGTATGCTGTGCTTGTTTTAGCAGAAGGTGAAGATGGTGAAAATGGACGGTTAAGGGTGTGGTCGGATATTCATTGCACAGTTCGACTTTGTGGAGGTGTTGCAAAAACACTGTTGATTCTCACCATCAATAAAAATGGCCAGGGTACTGCCACTCCTTCATGTTTGGAGCAGTATGCTGTTGAAGAAAGAACAATCTCGAGATGGAGTCCAGAACAGTGCCGAGAGGATCCAGCAACAGTTGCAAATGGAATCAAATAA
- the LOC127899443 gene encoding uncharacterized protein LOC127899443, producing the protein MKASSESQSSALFETVWDSNCCVMGKTWDLACYATVQGKAWLPRLCETLRVTPRFWGKCGCHGSVRSCVLRRGSGESVAVVPRFSCWRARLANCRRPGLLASRSLAGMASCLL; encoded by the exons atgaag gcttcctctgaatctcagtcttccgctcttttcgagacggtatgggactccaactgctgcgttatgggcaaaacatgggatctagcgtgttacgccacggttcaggggaaagcgtggctgccacggctctgtgagaccttgcgtgttacgccacggttctggggaaagtgtggctgtcatggctccgtgagatcttgcgtgttacgtcgcggttctggggaaagcgtggctgttgtgcctaggttctcgtgctggagagcgcgtcttgccaactgccgtcgaccgggtctcctcgcctctcggtctctagccggaatggcctcatgccttttatag
- the LOC102623589 gene encoding carbamoyl-phosphate synthase large chain, chloroplastic codes for MSYCLNHCKNLSPSSFLAQKPSFPLTRHIDFRSFLYSNKKTGSLSLRSWPPQLTRYSRSRVRASSAKIDSSAELSNGAASSKDQKLGKRTDLRKILILGAGPIVIGQACEFDYSGTQACKALKEEGYEVILINSNPATIMTDPGLADRTYITPMTPELVEQVLEKERPDALLPTMGGQTALNLAVALAESGALEKYGVELIGAKLDAIKKAEDRDLFKQAMKTIGVKTPPSGIGNTLDECISIANEIGEFPLIIRPAFTLGGTGGGIAYNKEEFEAICKAGLAASLTSQVLVEKSLLGWKEYELEVMRDLADNVVIICSIENVDPMGVHTGDSITVAPAQTLTDKEYQRLRDYSIAIIREIGVECGGSNVQFAVNPVDGEVMVIEMNPRVSRSSALASKATGFPIAKMAAKLSVGYSLDQIPNDITKKTPASFEPSIDYVVTKIPRFAFEKFPGSEPLLTTQMKSVGEAMALGRTFQESFQKALRSLECGFSGWGCSNVKELDWDWEQLKYSLRVPNPDRMQAIYAAMKKGMKVDEIHELSFIDKWFLTQFKELIDVEQFLLTQSVSNMTKDDFYEVKRRGFSDKQIAFATKSTEKEVREKRLSLGVIPSYKRVDTCAAEFEANTPYMYSSYDFECESAPTQKKKVLILGGGPNRIGQGIEFDYCCCHTSFSLQSAGYETIMMNSNPETVSTDYDTSDRLYFEPLTVEDVLNVIDLERPEGIIVQFGGQTPLKLSLPIHQYLDEHRLPSASGDGLVRIWGTSPDSIDAAEDRERFNAIIKELSIEQPKGGIAKSEADALAIAKEIGYPVVVRPSYVLGGRAMEIVYTDETLVTYLENAVEVDPERPVLIDKYLSDAIEIDVDALADSCGNVVIGGIMEHIEQAGVHSGDSACMIPTKTISSSCLDTISTWTIKLAKRLNVCGLMNCQYAITTSGDVYLLEANPRASRTVPFVSKAIGHPLAKYAALVMSGKSLNDLGFTKEVIPKHVSVKEAVLPFEKFQGCDVLLGPEMRSTGEVMGIDMSFPIAFAKAQIAAGQKLPLSGTVFLSLNDLTKPHLERIAKAFLDIGFKIVSTSGTAHFLELKGIAVERVLKMHEGRPHAGDMVANGQIQMMVITSSGDSIDQIDGLKLRRRGLAYKVPVITTVSGALANAEAIRSLKSNTVTMTALQDFFDVETASGSSENLQSVSTSL; via the exons atgaGCTATTGCTTGAATCATTGTAAAAATCTCTCTCCGTCGTCGTTTTTAGCCCAAAAGCCTTCATTTCCTTTAACCAGACACATTGATTTTCGGTCATTTCTCTACTCCAACAAAAAAACAGGTTCTTTGAGCCTACGTTCATGGCCTCCGCAGCTCACTCGCTACTCGAGGTCACGCGTTCGTGCCAGCTCGGCGAAAATAGATTCGAGCGCTGAGTTGAGCAATGGAGCGGCGAGTAGTAAAGATCAAAAGCTCGGGAAAAGAACCGACTTGAGGAAGATTTTGATTCTCGGTGCGGGGCCCATCGTGATTGGCCAAGCTTGCGAGTTTGATTACTCCGGGACTCAGGCTTGTAAGGCATTGAAAGAAGAAGGATACGAAGTCATTCTGATAAATTCTAACCCGGCGACTATTATGACGGACCCGGGACTGGCGGACCGCACCTACATTACCCCCATGACGCCGGAATTGGTCGAGCAAGTGCTCGAAAAGGAGCGGCCCGATGCTTTGTTGCCTACAATGGGTGGGCAGACCGCTTTGAATCTTGCGGTGGCTTTGGCTGAAAGCGGTGCTCTTGAGAAATACGGTGTTGAATTGATTGGAGCGaagcttgatgctattaagaAAGCTGAAGACCGAGATTTGTTCAAACAAGCTATGAAAACTATTGGTGTCAAGACGCCGCCGTCTGGAATTGGTAATACTTTAGATGAGTGTATTTCAATTGCTAATGAAATTGGGGAGTTTCCGTTAATAATACGCCCCGCTTTTACGTTGGGTGGCACCGGAGGCGGCATTGCTTATAACAAGGAGGAGTTTGAAGCCATTTGTAAGGCGGGGTTAGCTGCTAGTTTGACTTCACAAGTGTTGGTGGAGAAATCCTTGTTGGGTTGGAAAGAGTATGAGCTTGAAGTTATGCGTGACTTAGCTGACAATGTGGTGATCATTTGTTCGATTGAGAATGTTGATCCTATGGGCGTGCACACAGGGGATTCCATCACTGTGGCACCTGCACAGACTTTGACAGATAAGGAGTACCAGAGGCTGAGGGATTATTCAATAGCTATAATTAGGGAGATTGGTGTGGAATGTGGAGGGTCTAATGTACAGTTTGCGGTGAATCCTGTTGATGGGGAGGTAATGGTTATCGAGATGAATCCTAGGGTGTCGAGGTCCTCTGCTTTGGCGTCTAAGGCTACAGGATTTCCTATTGCGAAAATGGCTGCTAAGTTGTCGGTGGGATATTCTTTGGATCAGATTCCGAATGATATTACCAAGAAAACACCTGCTAGTTTTGAACCTTCTATTGATTATGTTGTGACTAAG ATACCTCGATTTGCATTTGAGAAATTTCCTGGGTCTGAGCCGTTATTGACGACCCAAATGAAATCTGTTGGTGAAGCCATGGCCCTAGGCCGCACCTTCCAAGAATCCTTTCAGAAGGCACTTCGATCCCTGGAATGTGGCTTCTCTGGATGGGGTTGCTCTAATGTGAAGGAACTTGACTGGGATTGGGAGCAACTCAAATACAGTCTTCGAGTCCCTAACCCTGATCGCATGCAGGCCATATATGCTGCAATGAAGAAGGGAATGAAAGTAGATGAGATCCATGAGCTGAGTTTCATCGACAAATGGTTTCTCACTCAGTTTAAAGAGCTGATAGATGTGGAACAATTTCTTCTTACTCAAAGCGTGTCTAATATGACTAAGGATGACTTTTATGAAGTAAAAAGACGAGGTTTCAGCGATAAGCAGATAGCCTTTGCAACTAAGTCGACAGAGAAAGAGGTCCGGGAGAAACGGCTATCTCTGGGAGTTATTCCATCATACAAGCGGGTAGATACTTGTGCTGCAGAGTTTGAGGCCAATACTCCTTATATGTATTCATCCTATGATTTTGAGTGCGAATCAGCCCCGACCCAAAAGAAGAAGGTTTTGATATTAGGTGGAGGACCAAACCGTATTGGTCAGGGGATTGAGTTTGACTACTGTTGTTGCCACACGTCCTTTTCCCTTCAG AGTGCTGGATATGAGACAATCATGATGAACTCAAATCCTGAAACTGTATCGACTGATTATGACACAAGTGATCGCCTCTACTTTGAACCCCTTACAGTTGAAGATGTGCTTAACGTTATTGATTTGGAACGACCAGAAGGTATAATTGTACAGTTTGGTGGTCAAACACCCCTGAAGCTCTCTCTTCCCATCCATCAATACTTGGATGAACACAGGCTGCCATCTGCCAGCGGGGATGGCCTCGTTCGCATTTGGGGTACATCACCAGACTCCATAGATGCTGCCGAAGATAGAGAGAGGTTTAATGCCATCATTAAGGAGTTAAGTATTGAACAGCCAAAAGGAGGTATTGCCAAGAGTGAAGCTGATGCTCTTGCCATTGCAAAAGAGATAGGTTACCCAGTCGTCGTCCGGCCTTCTTATGTGCTTGGTGGACGGGCAATGGAGATTGTATATACTGACGAAACGCTTGTGACTTACTTGGAAAATGCTGTCGAGGTAGACCCAGAGCGTCCTGTATTGATCGATAAATATTTGTCTGATGCTATTGAAATTGATGTAGACGCACTTGCTGACTCATGTGGTAATGTGGTGATTGGGGGAATAATGGAGCACATTGAGCAGGCTGGGGTCCATTCTGGGGACTCAGCTTGTATGATTCCCACTAAAACTATTTCATCCTCTTGCTTGGACACCATAAGCACGTGGACTATCAAATTGGCGAAGAGATTGAATGTGTGTGGACTCATGAATTGTCAGTATGCAATTACAACATCTGGGGATGTTTACTTGCTTGAGGCAAATCCCCGTGCTTCCCGTACCGTCCCATTTGTGTCAAAAGCAATTGGGCACCCATTGGCCAAATATGCTGCTCTTGTTATGTCGGGGAAGTCACTTAACGATTTAGGTTTCACAAAAGAGGTGATCCCCAAGCATGTGTCTGTTAAGGAAGCAGTTCTGCCCTTTGAGAAGTTCCAAGGCTGTGATGTGCTGTTAGGGCCTGAGATGAGAAGCACTGGGGAGGTGATGGGTATAGACATGTCCTTCCCTATTGCATTTGCCAAGGCTCAAATTGCTGCAGGGCAGAAGCTACCACTTTCAGGCACTGTGTTCCTCAGCTTAAATGACTTGACAAAGCCCCATCTTGAGAGAATTGCAAAGGCATTCTTAGATATAGGATTCAAGATTGTTTCAACTTCTGGGACAGCTCACTTTCTTGAATTAAAAGGTATTGCTGTGGAAAGAGTGCTGAAGATGCATGAAGGCCGGCCACATGCTGGTGATATGGTTGCTAATGGGCAGATACAGATGATGGTGATCACAAGCTCTGGTGATTCAATTGATCAGATTGACGGGTTGAAGCTGAGGAGGAGGGGCCTTGCTTACAAGGTTCCTGTCATAACAACAGTTTCTGGAGCTTTGGCGAATGCAGAGGCAATAAGGAGTTTGAAATCTAATACTGTTACAATGACTGCACTTCAGGACTTCTTTGATGTTGAGACAGCATCAGGGAGTAGTGAAAATTTGCAATCAGTCTCAACCTCTTTATGA
- the LOC102625667 gene encoding tetraspanin-3-like, giving the protein MRNSNHLIGLLNFFTFLLSIPIIGGGIWLSSRANNTDCLKFLQWPLIVIGVSIMVVSLAGFAGACYRNTHLMRFYLFVMFFIIAALIGFIIFAYAVTDKGSGRPVMDRAYSEYHLEDYSGWLKDRVTDDSYWGKISSCIRDSKVCPKMRRVINGAPETADMFSLRKLNPVQSGCCKPPAECGFVYENETLWNPGGGLVGSNPDCTRWSNDQEQLCYQCDSCKAGVLASLKKSWRKVSVINIVVLIILVIFYVIGCAAFRNNRRIDNDEPYGEARMTKSRPSRIQF; this is encoded by the exons atgagaaataGCAATCACTTGATAGGCCTGCTAAACTTCTTCACATTTTTATTGTCAATACCAATTATCGGAGGGGGCATATGGCTAAGCAGCAGAGCCAACAACACCGACTGTCTCAAGTTTCTGCAGTGGCCGTTGATCGTCATCGGAGTCTCCATCATGGTCGTCTCCCTGGCAGGTTTCGCCGGCGCCTGTTACCGCAACACGCACCTCATGCGGTTTTATCTATTTGTCATGTTCTTTATCATTGCTGCCCTCATCGGGTTCATTATCTTTGCCTATGCGGTGACGGACAAAGGGTCGGGCCGGCCTGTGATGGACCGGGCTTACTCGGAGTATCATTTGGAGGACTATTCCGGTTGGCTGAAGGACCGGGTAACTGATGACAGCTACTGGGGGAAGATCAGTTCTTGTATTAGAGATTCTAAAGTTTGTCCCAAGATGCGCAGAGTTATTAATGGTGCCCCTGAAACTGCTGATATGTTTTCTCTCAGGAAGCTTAACCCTGTTCAG TCCGGTTGCTGCAAACCCCCAGCAGAGTGTGGCTTTGTCTATGAGAATGAGACTTTATGGAACCCTGGAGGGGGGCTGGTGGGAAGCAACCCTGACTGCACAAGGTGGAGTAACGATCAAGAGCAATTATGCTATCAATGCGACTCATGCAAAGCTGGTGTTCTGGCCAGCCTCAAGAAGAGCTGGAGGAAGGTCTCAGTGATCAACATTGTCGTGTTGATAATCCTGGTGATTTTCTATGTGATTGGATGTGCAGCTTTTAGGAATAATCGTCGTATTGATAATGATGAACCCTACGGTGAAGCTAGGATGACAAAATCACGACCTAGTAGGATTCAGTTTTAA
- the LOC102624537 gene encoding tRNA-splicing endonuclease subunit Sen2-1-like isoform X2, whose translation MGPRWKGRASEAKALADPMSKIISDLHSSLVQSEAHAVLAGYSALLAVEAEQTELLNRACFGRPIVTAEKDKQWYQLGMEEGFYLCHSLKCLKIVGEDNSTKNDDELWQYMKAKKETFPLLYKAYSHLRKKNWVVRSGSQYGVDFVAYRHHPSLVHSEYAVLVLAEGEDGENGRLRVWSDIHCTVRLCGGVAKTLLILTINKNGQGTATPSCLEQYAVEERTISRWSPEQCREDPATVANGIK comes from the coding sequence ATGGGGCCGAGATGGAAAGGAAGGGCCTCGGAAGCAAAAGCTCTGGCAGATCCCATGTCCAAAATCATCTCAGATTTACATTCTTCTCTAGTCCAGTCAGAAGCTCATGCAGTGCTCGCTGGGTATAGCGCGCTTCTAGCTGTGGAAGCAGAACAAACCGAGCTTCTCAACCGTGCATGTTTTGGCCGACCTATTGTTACAGCTGAAAAGGATAAGCAATGGTATCAACTAGGTATGGAAGAAGGTTTTTATTTATGCCATTCGTTAAAATGCCTTAAGATTGTTGGTGAAGATAATTCTACGAAGAATGATGACGAGCTATGGCAGTACATGAAAGCGAAGAAGGAAACATTTCCTTTACTTTACAAGGCTTATTCACATCTACGAAAGAAAAATTGGGTTGTGAGGTCAGGATCACAGTATGGCGTGGACTTTGTTGCCTACCGTCATCATCCATCTCTGGTTCATTCTGAGTATGCTGTGCTTGTTTTAGCAGAAGGTGAAGATGGTGAAAATGGACGGTTAAGGGTGTGGTCGGATATTCATTGCACAGTTCGACTTTGTGGAGGTGTTGCAAAAACACTGTTGATTCTCACCATCAATAAAAATGGCCAGGGTACTGCCACTCCTTCATGTTTGGAGCAGTATGCTGTTGAAGAAAGAACAATCTCGAGATGGAGTCCAGAACAGTGCCGAGAGGATCCAGCAACAGTTGCAAATGGAATCAAATAA
- the LOC102623881 gene encoding uncharacterized protein LOC102623881 isoform X3, translating into MAESIVISSIATSPMLTPAKTRKYWCKELNKLSESHPARVSMEFQPSLGTYCAQIKLCAPVPVGLGLHLHSSHSLHRRRRRRPLSASMICASALQGQTQTITPEAPTTIPNPPGNSHFHLPFSVVIVRSRQHFIQLLAPVTGHLPS; encoded by the exons ATGGCTGAGTCTATTGTAATTAGTAGTATTGCCACATCGCCAATGTTGACACCAG CAAAAACAAGAAAGTACTGGTGCAAGGAGCTAAATAAGCTTTCTGAATCTCATCCGGCAAGAGTCTCCATGGAATTTCAACCTTCCCTTGGAACTTATTGTGCGCAAATTAAGCTTTGTGCTCCAGTTCCAGTTGGGTTGGGGTTGCATTTACATTCATCTCATTCTCTTCacagaagaagaaggagaagaccACTCTCTGCTTCTATGATCTGCGCTTCTGCTTTG CAAGGGCAGACTCAGACAATTACCCCTGAGGCACCAACAACAATCCCAAATCCTCCTGGTAATAGCCATTTCCATTTACCATTTAGTGTAGTCATAGTGAGGTCAAGGCAGCATTTTATTCAGCTGCTTGCACCAGTGACCGGCCACCTGCCTAGCTAG
- the LOC102623881 gene encoding protein FERTILITY RESTORER RF2, mitochondrial-like isoform X2 — protein sequence MIHFLSTAKTRKYWCKELNKLSESHPARVSMEFQPSLGTYCAQIKLCAPVPVGLGLHLHSSHSLHRRRRRRPLSASMICASALQGQTQTITPEAPTTIPNPPAKEKSPKLDSGGTGFPPRGGGGGGGGGGGGGGDCSGGLFLFGILVFLDFLKDLEGKKKSRDWQRSL from the exons ATGATACACTTTTTGAGTACAGCAAAAACAAGAAAGTACTGGTGCAAGGAGCTAAATAAGCTTTCTGAATCTCATCCGGCAAGAGTCTCCATGGAATTTCAACCTTCCCTTGGAACTTATTGTGCGCAAATTAAGCTTTGTGCTCCAGTTCCAGTTGGGTTGGGGTTGCATTTACATTCATCTCATTCTCTTCacagaagaagaaggagaagaccACTCTCTGCTTCTATGATCTGCGCTTCTGCTTTG CAAGGGCAGACTCAGACAATTACCCCTGAGGCACCAACAACAATCCCAAATCCTCCTG CAAAGGAGAAATCACCAAAACTGGATAGTGGAGGGACTGGATTTCCACCCCGGGGTGGTGGGGGTGGAGGCGGCGGTggtggaggaggaggaggcgACTGCTCAGGTGGATTATTCCTCTTCGGCATACTTGTTTTTCTAGACTTTCTAAAGGATCTAGAAGGCAAGAAGAAGTCCCGGGACTGGCAAAGAAGTTTGTGA
- the LOC102625212 gene encoding uncharacterized protein LOC102625212 isoform X1 — translation MPHSSVIKCPYFTKFSLTIETVHKADNGRSDNVHNLSEEQLAARQVEVLDIASTARDYWSYAIASNNVDFSKFKSKRTGRGPLSEGWQDRCNPVMTAYKLVTIDAPYWGFGYRLEQALLAGERALFLESHRNCFGWIDEWFGMTMQQIREIEQQSGSSLNERLGKPTSMTTKEGFESRCFL, via the exons ATGCCTCATTCCTCAGTAATCAAG TGCCCGTATTTCACCAAATTCAGTCTCACCATTGAAACTGTTCATAAAGCTGACAATGGGCGGTCAGACAAT GTGCATAACTTGAGCGAAGAACAACTAGCAGCCAGACAGGTTGAAGTTCTTGATATTGCTTCAACTGCAAGGGATTATTGGAGCTATGCCATTGCTAGTAACAACGTAGACTTCtctaaattcaaatcaaaGAGAACTGGACGTGGTCCACTTTCAGAGGGCTGGCAG GATAGGTGCAATCCTGTTATGACAGCATATAAATTGGTGACTATAGATGCACCATACTGGGGATTTGGTTATCGACTCGAACAAGCTTTATTGGCA GGCGAACGTGCGCTTTTTCTTGAAAGCCATCGGAATTGTTTTGGCTGGATTGATGAATGGTTTGGAATGACAATGCAACAAATACGTGAGATTGAACAACAAAGTGGTTCCTCATTGAATGAG AGACTTGGCAAGCCAACCTCGATGACAACCAAGGAAGGATTTGAAAGTCGATGTTTCTTGTGA
- the LOC102623881 gene encoding uncharacterized protein LOC102623881 isoform X1, whose protein sequence is MAESIVISSIATSPMLTPAKTRKYWCKELNKLSESHPARVSMEFQPSLGTYCAQIKLCAPVPVGLGLHLHSSHSLHRRRRRRPLSASMICASALQGQTQTITPEAPTTIPNPPAKEKSPKLDSGGTGFPPRGGGGGGGGGGGGGGDCSGGLFLFGILVFLDFLKDLEGKKKSRDWQRSL, encoded by the exons ATGGCTGAGTCTATTGTAATTAGTAGTATTGCCACATCGCCAATGTTGACACCAG CAAAAACAAGAAAGTACTGGTGCAAGGAGCTAAATAAGCTTTCTGAATCTCATCCGGCAAGAGTCTCCATGGAATTTCAACCTTCCCTTGGAACTTATTGTGCGCAAATTAAGCTTTGTGCTCCAGTTCCAGTTGGGTTGGGGTTGCATTTACATTCATCTCATTCTCTTCacagaagaagaaggagaagaccACTCTCTGCTTCTATGATCTGCGCTTCTGCTTTG CAAGGGCAGACTCAGACAATTACCCCTGAGGCACCAACAACAATCCCAAATCCTCCTG CAAAGGAGAAATCACCAAAACTGGATAGTGGAGGGACTGGATTTCCACCCCGGGGTGGTGGGGGTGGAGGCGGCGGTggtggaggaggaggaggcgACTGCTCAGGTGGATTATTCCTCTTCGGCATACTTGTTTTTCTAGACTTTCTAAAGGATCTAGAAGGCAAGAAGAAGTCCCGGGACTGGCAAAGAAGTTTGTGA
- the LOC102625212 gene encoding uncharacterized protein LOC102625212 isoform X2 yields MPHSSVIKCPYFTKFSLTIETVHKADNGRSDNVHNLSEEQLAARQVEVLDIASTARDYWSYAIASNNVDFSKFKSKRTGRGPLSEGWQGERALFLESHRNCFGWIDEWFGMTMQQIREIEQQSGSSLNERLGKPTSMTTKEGFESRCFL; encoded by the exons ATGCCTCATTCCTCAGTAATCAAG TGCCCGTATTTCACCAAATTCAGTCTCACCATTGAAACTGTTCATAAAGCTGACAATGGGCGGTCAGACAAT GTGCATAACTTGAGCGAAGAACAACTAGCAGCCAGACAGGTTGAAGTTCTTGATATTGCTTCAACTGCAAGGGATTATTGGAGCTATGCCATTGCTAGTAACAACGTAGACTTCtctaaattcaaatcaaaGAGAACTGGACGTGGTCCACTTTCAGAGGGCTGGCAG GGCGAACGTGCGCTTTTTCTTGAAAGCCATCGGAATTGTTTTGGCTGGATTGATGAATGGTTTGGAATGACAATGCAACAAATACGTGAGATTGAACAACAAAGTGGTTCCTCATTGAATGAG AGACTTGGCAAGCCAACCTCGATGACAACCAAGGAAGGATTTGAAAGTCGATGTTTCTTGTGA